The following proteins are encoded in a genomic region of Toxotes jaculatrix isolate fToxJac2 chromosome 3, fToxJac2.pri, whole genome shotgun sequence:
- the zmynd8 gene encoding protein kinase C-binding protein 1 isoform X5 yields MHPQSVAEEEGKETSTEGMEISTRSKVSDTGSTERTAQKRKMPSPSHSSNGHSSAETSPCPVKKKKKPGAVSSSKDQDGRNDFYCWLCHREGQVLCCELCPRVYHAKCLKLPAEPEGDWFCPECEKITVAECIETQSKAMMMLTIDQLSYLLKFALQKMKQPGDHPRLSSRSPHAASTQRKTFNWTEPFQKPVSLEQHPDYAEYIFHPMDLCTLEKNIKKKMYGCTEAFLADAKWILHNCIIYNGGNHKLTATAKVIVKICEHEMNEIEVCPECYLSACQKRDNWFCEPCSNPHPLVWAKLKGFPFWPAKALRDKDGQVDARFFGQHDRAWVPLNNCYLMSKEIPFSVKKTKSIFNSAMQEMEVYVENMKKKFGVFNYAPFRTPYTPDNNFQMLLDPSNPSSTPVKSEKQEKIKLSFDMTASPKIPLARPMLSGPGVGGGAVGRRLPLSDMPRSPMSTNSSAHTGSDGEQETADKSQAKAPNSQYSAGEESMDCTASPAHPRPGPAGSSLDSPKPFHSQALGVPKQEKTPQTGSILNLNLDRSKAEMDLKELSETVQQKQGTAPVLTSPKRQIKSRFQLNLDKTIESCKAQLGIDEISVDVYKGVEHSDSEDSDKSDSSDSEYASDDEQKTKDGQDSAPSDEAQKDPTKSKFKDQSSPSQDKEGKADTHEAPESAAGDATAAASNAPTKEKISTDAEKESPEKTKAPSPSPGPREKAPVKEEAKQPVPVEDSDSERELVIDLGEEQGGKDRKRSRKDATTVKESPAGKPEGKALTPSTVPSQNSAALSTPASVSTQSPMAIPVTMVSFTTPSPATINLATVSSATATPPSSSSSSSSSTSASSTPALKKQRPLLPRETVPVVQRAVVWNPTAKFQTSSQKWHMQKVQRQQQNQQPVATTQIQTSSPRQGQAQALTQTQAGNISTAVTSSSPQQSSQSTRYQTRQAVKAVQQKDTPLSTSTSAVTLVSSSPASVAMMAASSLGTAASSSPVATDQYIPTASADVAADIAKYTNKIMDAIKGTMTELYNDLSKSTSGNTIAEIRRLRIEIEKLQWLHQQELSEMKHNLELTMAEMRQSLEQERERLVTEVKKQMELEKQQAVDETKKKQWCANCRKEAIFYCCWNTSYCDYPCQQAHWPEHMKSCTQSGNIMCQLQNALDDIHTNKDYCVFSYATAPQQEPEAESTADPPNKGLGQTNSGPNSLRDTPVSAPSDKDSDMEKSADSVAVTLS; encoded by the exons ATGCATCCACAGAG tgtggcagaggaagagggaaaagagaCTTCAACAGAAGGAATGGAGATCTCAACACGATCCAAAG TTTCAGACACAGGGTCAACAGAGCGGACGGCCCAAAAACGAAAGATGCCGAGTCCCTCTCACTCATCCAATGGTCACTCCTCTGCTGAAACCTCCCCCTGCccagtgaaaaagaagaagaaaccagGTGCTGTTAGCAGCAGCAAAGACCAG GACGGCAGGAATGACTTCTACTGCTGGCTGTGCCACCGCGAGGGCCAGGTGCTCTGCTGTGAGCTCTGCCCCAGGGTGTACCATGCCAAGTGCCTCAAACTACCAGCCGAGCCCGAGGGCGACTGGTTCTGTCCGGAGTGTGAG AAAATAACAGTTGCCGAGTGCATAGAGACTCAGAGCAAAGCCATGATGATGCTAACTATAGACCAGCTCTCTTACCTACTAAAGTTTGCCCTTCAGAAGATGAAACAACCAGGT GATCATCCCCGCTTGTCATCTCGCTCCCCCCATGCAGCTTCCACGCAGAGAAAGACTTTTAATTGG ACTGAACCCTTCCAGAAACCTGTCTCTCTTGAACAGCATCCAGATTATGCAGAGTACATTTTTCATCCTATGGATCTTTGCACTCTTGAGAAg aatatcaaaaagaaaatgtatggCTGCACTGAGGCCTTCTTGGCAGATGCAAAATGGATTTTGCACAACTGTATTATATACAATGGAG GCAATCACAAACTCACAGCTACAGCTAAAGTGATTGTAAAAATCTGTGAACATGAG atgaACGAGATTGAAGTTTGTCCTGAGTGTTATCTGTCTGCTTGCCAAAAGAGAGACAACTGGTTTTGTGAGCCTTGT AGTAATCCACACCCTCTAGTGTGGGCCAAACTGAAAGGATTTCCATTCTGGCCTGCTAAAGCTCTGCGGGACAAAGATGGACAAGTGGACGCTCGTTTCTTTGGTCAGCATGACAG GGCATGGGTTCCTTTAAACAACTGCTACCTCATGTCCAAAGAAATTCCATTCTCTGTGAAGAAGACCAAAAGCATCTTCAACAGTGCCATGCAAGAGATGGAGGTCTATGTGGAGAACATGAAGAAGAAGTTTGGAGTGTTTAACTATGCCCCCTTCAGGACACCCTACACCCCTGACAACAACTTCCAGATGCTGCTGGATCCCTCCAACCCTTCGTCCACTCCAGTCAAATCTGAGAAACAGGAGAAGATCAAGTTGAGCTTTGATATGACAGCATCACCCAAGATCCCTTTGGCCAGGCCCATGCTGTCTGGGCCTGGGGTGGGAGGGGGCGCAGTTGGACGGCGGCTTCCTCTCAGTGACATGCCTCGCTCACCCATGAGCACCAACTCCTCTGCTCATACTGGTTCAGACGGGGAACAGGAGACAGCAGACAAGTCGCAGGCAAAAGCCCCAAACAGCCAGTACAGTGCAGGAGAAGAGTCCATGGACTGCACAG CATCACCTGCCCATCCTCGACCTGGTCCTGCAGGCAGTTCATTGGACAGCCCTAAACCATTCCACTCTCAGGCTCTTGGCGTCCCTAAGCAGGAGAAGACACCACAGACAGGAAGCATTCTGAACCTCAATCTAG ATCGGAGCAAAGCGGAAATGGACCTAAAAGAGCTTAGCGAAACAGTTCAGCAGAAGCAAGGAACCGCACCAGTCCTCACGTCTCCAAAAAGACAGATTAAGAGCCGTTTCCAGCTGAACCTGGACAAAACTATTGAGAGCTGCAAGGCACAGCTGG GTATCGATGAGATCTCTGTGGATGTGTATAAAGGTGTTGAACACAGTGACTCAGAAGACTCTGATAAATCTGACTCGAGTGACAGTGAGTATGCGAGTGATGACGAGCAAAAAACCAAAGATGGCCAGGACTCAGCACCCAGTGATGAAGCCCAGAAGGACCCTACCAAAAGTAAATTCAAAGACCAGTCTTCCCCAAGCCAAGACAAGGAGGGTAAAGCAGATACACATGAGGCACCTGAGTCTGCAGCAGGCGACgccactgcagcagcatcaaatgctccaactaaagagaaaataaGCACTGATGCAGAAAAAGAGAGCCCAGAGAAGACCAAAGCACCTTCACCATCACCTGGTCCCAGAGAGAAGGCTCCGGTAaaggaggaggcaaagcagCCTGTGCCAGTGGAGGACTCTGACTCAGAGAGGGAGCTGGTTATTGATCTTGGAGAGGAACAGGGAggcaaagacaggaagaggagcaggaaggaCGCCACCACCGTTAAAGAGTCACCTGCTGGTAAACCAGAAG GTAAAGCGCTGACCCCATCAACTGTCCCGTCACAAAACAGTGCAGCTCTTTCCACACCCGCCAGTGTTTCCACACAGTCCCCAATGGCCATTCCTGTCACCATGGTTTCCTTCACTACTCCCTCTCCTGCAACCATAAACCTTGCCACCGTGTCCAGTGCCACAGCAACACCCCCTTCTTCttcgtcgtcctcctcctcctccacctcagcctcctccaCTCCAGCTTTGAAGAAACAGCGCCCTCTGCTGCCCAGAGAGACGGTGCCAGTGGTGCAGAGAGCTGTGGTGTGGAATCCCACTGCCAAGTTTCAGACTTCCTCGCAAAAGTGGCACATGCAGAAGGTGCAGCGTCAGCAACAGAACCAGCAACCTGTGGCAACCACCCAAATTCAGACGTCGTCACCAAGGCAAGGCCAGGCTCAAGCGCTGACCCAGACTCAGGCTGGGAACATCTCAACAGCAGTGACCTCATCTTCACCACAGCAGTCTTCACAAAGCACACGCTATCAGACCAGACAGGCTGTCAAAG ctgttCAACAAAAAGACACTCCACTCAGCACATCCACATCTGCTGTCACGCTGGTATCTAGTAGTCCAGCTTCTGTTGCCATGATGGCAGCATCAAGTTTAGGCACAGCAGCTTCATCTTCACCAGTGGCAACAGACCAGTATATCCCCACTGCCTCAGCGGATGTGGCTGCAGACATTGCCAAGTACACAAATAAA ataaTGGATGCAATTAAAGGTACAATGACTGAACTCTACAATGACCTTTCTAAGAGCACTTCAGGGAATACAATAGCAGAG ATAAGACGACTGAGAATTGAAATAGAAAAATTACAGTGGTTACATCAACAAGAGTTGTCAGAAATGAAGCACAATCTTG AGCTGACAATGGCAGAGATGAGGCAAAGtctggagcaggagagggagaggttgGTGACTGAGGTGAAGAAACAGATGGAGCTGGAGAAGCAACAAGCAGTGGatgagacaaagaagaaacagtgGTGTGCTAACTGCAGGAAAGAGGCAATCTTCTACTGCTGCTGGAACACCAGCTATTGTGATTACCCCTGTCAGCAAGCCCACTGGCCGGAACACATGAAGTCCTGCACTCAGTCAGGTAACATCATGTGCCAGCTTCAAAATGCTCTTGAtgacattcacacaaacaaggactattgtgttttttcttatg CCACAGCCCCACAGCAAGAACCTGAGGCTGAGTCGACAGCAGACCCCCCAAACAAAGGGTTAGGGCAGACTAACAGTGGCCCAAACTCTCTCAGAGATACCCCAGTCTCTGCACCATCAGACAAAgactctgacatggagaagagtgcTGACAGTGTTGCTGTCACTTTGTCATAA
- the zmynd8 gene encoding protein kinase C-binding protein 1 isoform X8, which translates to MHPQSVAEEEGKETSTEGMEISTRSKVSDTGSTERTAQKRKMPSPSHSSNGHSSAETSPCPVKKKKKPGAVSSSKDQDGRNDFYCWLCHREGQVLCCELCPRVYHAKCLKLPAEPEGDWFCPECEKITVAECIETQSKAMMMLTIDQLSYLLKFALQKMKQPGTEPFQKPVSLEQHPDYAEYIFHPMDLCTLEKNIKKKMYGCTEAFLADAKWILHNCIIYNGGNHKLTATAKVIVKICEHEMNEIEVCPECYLSACQKRDNWFCEPCSNPHPLVWAKLKGFPFWPAKALRDKDGQVDARFFGQHDRAWVPLNNCYLMSKEIPFSVKKTKSIFNSAMQEMEVYVENMKKKFGVFNYAPFRTPYTPDNNFQMLLDPSNPSSTPVKSEKQEKIKLSFDMTASPKIPLARPMLSGPGVGGGAVGRRLPLSDMPRSPMSTNSSAHTGSDGEQETADKSQAKAPNSQYSAGEESMDCTASPAHPRPGPAGSSLDSPKPFHSQALGVPKQEKTPQTGSILNLNLDRSKAEMDLKELSETVQQKQGTAPVLTSPKRQIKSRFQLNLDKTIESCKAQLGIDEISVDVYKGVEHSDSEDSDKSDSSDSEYASDDEQKTKDGQDSAPSDEAQKDPTKSKFKDQSSPSQDKEGKADTHEAPESAAGDATAAASNAPTKEKISTDAEKESPEKTKAPSPSPGPREKAPVKEEAKQPVPVEDSDSERELVIDLGEEQGGKDRKRSRKDATTVKESPAGKPEGKALTPSTVPSQNSAALSTPASVSTQSPMAIPVTMVSFTTPSPATINLATVSSATATPPSSSSSSSSSTSASSTPALKKQRPLLPRETVPVVQRAVVWNPTAKFQTSSQKWHMQKVQRQQQNQQPVATTQIQTSSPRQGQAQALTQTQAGNISTAVTSSSPQQSSQSTRYQTRQAVKAVQQKDTPLSTSTSAVTLVSSSPASVAMMAASSLGTAASSSPVATDQYIPTASADVAADIAKYTNKIMDAIKGTMTELYNDLSKSTSGNTIAEIRRLRIEIEKLQWLHQQELSEMKHNLELTMAEMRQSLEQERERLVTEVKKQMELEKQQAVDETKKKQWCANCRKEAIFYCCWNTSYCDYPCQQAHWPEHMKSCTQSATAPQQEPEAESTADPPNKGLGQTNSGPNSLRDTPVSAPSDKDSDMEKSADSVAVTLS; encoded by the exons ATGCATCCACAGAG tgtggcagaggaagagggaaaagagaCTTCAACAGAAGGAATGGAGATCTCAACACGATCCAAAG TTTCAGACACAGGGTCAACAGAGCGGACGGCCCAAAAACGAAAGATGCCGAGTCCCTCTCACTCATCCAATGGTCACTCCTCTGCTGAAACCTCCCCCTGCccagtgaaaaagaagaagaaaccagGTGCTGTTAGCAGCAGCAAAGACCAG GACGGCAGGAATGACTTCTACTGCTGGCTGTGCCACCGCGAGGGCCAGGTGCTCTGCTGTGAGCTCTGCCCCAGGGTGTACCATGCCAAGTGCCTCAAACTACCAGCCGAGCCCGAGGGCGACTGGTTCTGTCCGGAGTGTGAG AAAATAACAGTTGCCGAGTGCATAGAGACTCAGAGCAAAGCCATGATGATGCTAACTATAGACCAGCTCTCTTACCTACTAAAGTTTGCCCTTCAGAAGATGAAACAACCAGGT ACTGAACCCTTCCAGAAACCTGTCTCTCTTGAACAGCATCCAGATTATGCAGAGTACATTTTTCATCCTATGGATCTTTGCACTCTTGAGAAg aatatcaaaaagaaaatgtatggCTGCACTGAGGCCTTCTTGGCAGATGCAAAATGGATTTTGCACAACTGTATTATATACAATGGAG GCAATCACAAACTCACAGCTACAGCTAAAGTGATTGTAAAAATCTGTGAACATGAG atgaACGAGATTGAAGTTTGTCCTGAGTGTTATCTGTCTGCTTGCCAAAAGAGAGACAACTGGTTTTGTGAGCCTTGT AGTAATCCACACCCTCTAGTGTGGGCCAAACTGAAAGGATTTCCATTCTGGCCTGCTAAAGCTCTGCGGGACAAAGATGGACAAGTGGACGCTCGTTTCTTTGGTCAGCATGACAG GGCATGGGTTCCTTTAAACAACTGCTACCTCATGTCCAAAGAAATTCCATTCTCTGTGAAGAAGACCAAAAGCATCTTCAACAGTGCCATGCAAGAGATGGAGGTCTATGTGGAGAACATGAAGAAGAAGTTTGGAGTGTTTAACTATGCCCCCTTCAGGACACCCTACACCCCTGACAACAACTTCCAGATGCTGCTGGATCCCTCCAACCCTTCGTCCACTCCAGTCAAATCTGAGAAACAGGAGAAGATCAAGTTGAGCTTTGATATGACAGCATCACCCAAGATCCCTTTGGCCAGGCCCATGCTGTCTGGGCCTGGGGTGGGAGGGGGCGCAGTTGGACGGCGGCTTCCTCTCAGTGACATGCCTCGCTCACCCATGAGCACCAACTCCTCTGCTCATACTGGTTCAGACGGGGAACAGGAGACAGCAGACAAGTCGCAGGCAAAAGCCCCAAACAGCCAGTACAGTGCAGGAGAAGAGTCCATGGACTGCACAG CATCACCTGCCCATCCTCGACCTGGTCCTGCAGGCAGTTCATTGGACAGCCCTAAACCATTCCACTCTCAGGCTCTTGGCGTCCCTAAGCAGGAGAAGACACCACAGACAGGAAGCATTCTGAACCTCAATCTAG ATCGGAGCAAAGCGGAAATGGACCTAAAAGAGCTTAGCGAAACAGTTCAGCAGAAGCAAGGAACCGCACCAGTCCTCACGTCTCCAAAAAGACAGATTAAGAGCCGTTTCCAGCTGAACCTGGACAAAACTATTGAGAGCTGCAAGGCACAGCTGG GTATCGATGAGATCTCTGTGGATGTGTATAAAGGTGTTGAACACAGTGACTCAGAAGACTCTGATAAATCTGACTCGAGTGACAGTGAGTATGCGAGTGATGACGAGCAAAAAACCAAAGATGGCCAGGACTCAGCACCCAGTGATGAAGCCCAGAAGGACCCTACCAAAAGTAAATTCAAAGACCAGTCTTCCCCAAGCCAAGACAAGGAGGGTAAAGCAGATACACATGAGGCACCTGAGTCTGCAGCAGGCGACgccactgcagcagcatcaaatgctccaactaaagagaaaataaGCACTGATGCAGAAAAAGAGAGCCCAGAGAAGACCAAAGCACCTTCACCATCACCTGGTCCCAGAGAGAAGGCTCCGGTAaaggaggaggcaaagcagCCTGTGCCAGTGGAGGACTCTGACTCAGAGAGGGAGCTGGTTATTGATCTTGGAGAGGAACAGGGAggcaaagacaggaagaggagcaggaaggaCGCCACCACCGTTAAAGAGTCACCTGCTGGTAAACCAGAAG GTAAAGCGCTGACCCCATCAACTGTCCCGTCACAAAACAGTGCAGCTCTTTCCACACCCGCCAGTGTTTCCACACAGTCCCCAATGGCCATTCCTGTCACCATGGTTTCCTTCACTACTCCCTCTCCTGCAACCATAAACCTTGCCACCGTGTCCAGTGCCACAGCAACACCCCCTTCTTCttcgtcgtcctcctcctcctccacctcagcctcctccaCTCCAGCTTTGAAGAAACAGCGCCCTCTGCTGCCCAGAGAGACGGTGCCAGTGGTGCAGAGAGCTGTGGTGTGGAATCCCACTGCCAAGTTTCAGACTTCCTCGCAAAAGTGGCACATGCAGAAGGTGCAGCGTCAGCAACAGAACCAGCAACCTGTGGCAACCACCCAAATTCAGACGTCGTCACCAAGGCAAGGCCAGGCTCAAGCGCTGACCCAGACTCAGGCTGGGAACATCTCAACAGCAGTGACCTCATCTTCACCACAGCAGTCTTCACAAAGCACACGCTATCAGACCAGACAGGCTGTCAAAG ctgttCAACAAAAAGACACTCCACTCAGCACATCCACATCTGCTGTCACGCTGGTATCTAGTAGTCCAGCTTCTGTTGCCATGATGGCAGCATCAAGTTTAGGCACAGCAGCTTCATCTTCACCAGTGGCAACAGACCAGTATATCCCCACTGCCTCAGCGGATGTGGCTGCAGACATTGCCAAGTACACAAATAAA ataaTGGATGCAATTAAAGGTACAATGACTGAACTCTACAATGACCTTTCTAAGAGCACTTCAGGGAATACAATAGCAGAG ATAAGACGACTGAGAATTGAAATAGAAAAATTACAGTGGTTACATCAACAAGAGTTGTCAGAAATGAAGCACAATCTTG AGCTGACAATGGCAGAGATGAGGCAAAGtctggagcaggagagggagaggttgGTGACTGAGGTGAAGAAACAGATGGAGCTGGAGAAGCAACAAGCAGTGGatgagacaaagaagaaacagtgGTGTGCTAACTGCAGGAAAGAGGCAATCTTCTACTGCTGCTGGAACACCAGCTATTGTGATTACCCCTGTCAGCAAGCCCACTGGCCGGAACACATGAAGTCCTGCACTCAGTCAG CCACAGCCCCACAGCAAGAACCTGAGGCTGAGTCGACAGCAGACCCCCCAAACAAAGGGTTAGGGCAGACTAACAGTGGCCCAAACTCTCTCAGAGATACCCCAGTCTCTGCACCATCAGACAAAgactctgacatggagaagagtgcTGACAGTGTTGCTGTCACTTTGTCATAA
- the zmynd8 gene encoding protein kinase C-binding protein 1 isoform X3 gives MHPQSVAEEEGKETSTEGMEISTRSKVSDTGSTERTAQKRKMPSPSHSSNGHSSAETSPCPVKKKKKPGAVSSSKDQSELRHGPFYYVKQPALTTDPIDVVPQDGRNDFYCWLCHREGQVLCCELCPRVYHAKCLKLPAEPEGDWFCPECEKITVAECIETQSKAMMMLTIDQLSYLLKFALQKMKQPGTEPFQKPVSLEQHPDYAEYIFHPMDLCTLEKNIKKKMYGCTEAFLADAKWILHNCIIYNGGNHKLTATAKVIVKICEHEMNEIEVCPECYLSACQKRDNWFCEPCSNPHPLVWAKLKGFPFWPAKALRDKDGQVDARFFGQHDRAWVPLNNCYLMSKEIPFSVKKTKSIFNSAMQEMEVYVENMKKKFGVFNYAPFRTPYTPDNNFQMLLDPSNPSSTPVKSEKQEKIKLSFDMTASPKIPLARPMLSGPGVGGGAVGRRLPLSDMPRSPMSTNSSAHTGSDGEQETADKSQAKAPNSQYSAGEESMDCTASPAHPRPGPAGSSLDSPKPFHSQALGVPKQEKTPQTGSILNLNLDRSKAEMDLKELSETVQQKQGTAPVLTSPKRQIKSRFQLNLDKTIESCKAQLGIDEISVDVYKGVEHSDSEDSDKSDSSDSEYASDDEQKTKDGQDSAPSDEAQKDPTKSKFKDQSSPSQDKEGKADTHEAPESAAGDATAAASNAPTKEKISTDAEKESPEKTKAPSPSPGPREKAPVKEEAKQPVPVEDSDSERELVIDLGEEQGGKDRKRSRKDATTVKESPAGKPEGKALTPSTVPSQNSAALSTPASVSTQSPMAIPVTMVSFTTPSPATINLATVSSATATPPSSSSSSSSSTSASSTPALKKQRPLLPRETVPVVQRAVVWNPTAKFQTSSQKWHMQKVQRQQQNQQPVATTQIQTSSPRQGQAQALTQTQAGNISTAVTSSSPQQSSQSTRYQTRQAVKAVQQKDTPLSTSTSAVTLVSSSPASVAMMAASSLGTAASSSPVATDQYIPTASADVAADIAKYTNKIMDAIKGTMTELYNDLSKSTSGNTIAEIRRLRIEIEKLQWLHQQELSEMKHNLELTMAEMRQSLEQERERLVTEVKKQMELEKQQAVDETKKKQWCANCRKEAIFYCCWNTSYCDYPCQQAHWPEHMKSCTQSGNIMCQLQNALDDIHTNKDYCVFSYATAPQQEPEAESTADPPNKGLGQTNSGPNSLRDTPVSAPSDKDSDMEKSADSVAVTLS, from the exons ATGCATCCACAGAG tgtggcagaggaagagggaaaagagaCTTCAACAGAAGGAATGGAGATCTCAACACGATCCAAAG TTTCAGACACAGGGTCAACAGAGCGGACGGCCCAAAAACGAAAGATGCCGAGTCCCTCTCACTCATCCAATGGTCACTCCTCTGCTGAAACCTCCCCCTGCccagtgaaaaagaagaagaaaccagGTGCTGTTAGCAGCAGCAAAGACCAG TCAGAACTAAGACATGGTCCCTTTTACTATGTGAAGCAGCCAGCACTCACCACAGACCCTATTGATGTTGTACCGCAGGACGGCAGGAATGACTTCTACTGCTGGCTGTGCCACCGCGAGGGCCAGGTGCTCTGCTGTGAGCTCTGCCCCAGGGTGTACCATGCCAAGTGCCTCAAACTACCAGCCGAGCCCGAGGGCGACTGGTTCTGTCCGGAGTGTGAG AAAATAACAGTTGCCGAGTGCATAGAGACTCAGAGCAAAGCCATGATGATGCTAACTATAGACCAGCTCTCTTACCTACTAAAGTTTGCCCTTCAGAAGATGAAACAACCAGGT ACTGAACCCTTCCAGAAACCTGTCTCTCTTGAACAGCATCCAGATTATGCAGAGTACATTTTTCATCCTATGGATCTTTGCACTCTTGAGAAg aatatcaaaaagaaaatgtatggCTGCACTGAGGCCTTCTTGGCAGATGCAAAATGGATTTTGCACAACTGTATTATATACAATGGAG GCAATCACAAACTCACAGCTACAGCTAAAGTGATTGTAAAAATCTGTGAACATGAG atgaACGAGATTGAAGTTTGTCCTGAGTGTTATCTGTCTGCTTGCCAAAAGAGAGACAACTGGTTTTGTGAGCCTTGT AGTAATCCACACCCTCTAGTGTGGGCCAAACTGAAAGGATTTCCATTCTGGCCTGCTAAAGCTCTGCGGGACAAAGATGGACAAGTGGACGCTCGTTTCTTTGGTCAGCATGACAG GGCATGGGTTCCTTTAAACAACTGCTACCTCATGTCCAAAGAAATTCCATTCTCTGTGAAGAAGACCAAAAGCATCTTCAACAGTGCCATGCAAGAGATGGAGGTCTATGTGGAGAACATGAAGAAGAAGTTTGGAGTGTTTAACTATGCCCCCTTCAGGACACCCTACACCCCTGACAACAACTTCCAGATGCTGCTGGATCCCTCCAACCCTTCGTCCACTCCAGTCAAATCTGAGAAACAGGAGAAGATCAAGTTGAGCTTTGATATGACAGCATCACCCAAGATCCCTTTGGCCAGGCCCATGCTGTCTGGGCCTGGGGTGGGAGGGGGCGCAGTTGGACGGCGGCTTCCTCTCAGTGACATGCCTCGCTCACCCATGAGCACCAACTCCTCTGCTCATACTGGTTCAGACGGGGAACAGGAGACAGCAGACAAGTCGCAGGCAAAAGCCCCAAACAGCCAGTACAGTGCAGGAGAAGAGTCCATGGACTGCACAG CATCACCTGCCCATCCTCGACCTGGTCCTGCAGGCAGTTCATTGGACAGCCCTAAACCATTCCACTCTCAGGCTCTTGGCGTCCCTAAGCAGGAGAAGACACCACAGACAGGAAGCATTCTGAACCTCAATCTAG ATCGGAGCAAAGCGGAAATGGACCTAAAAGAGCTTAGCGAAACAGTTCAGCAGAAGCAAGGAACCGCACCAGTCCTCACGTCTCCAAAAAGACAGATTAAGAGCCGTTTCCAGCTGAACCTGGACAAAACTATTGAGAGCTGCAAGGCACAGCTGG GTATCGATGAGATCTCTGTGGATGTGTATAAAGGTGTTGAACACAGTGACTCAGAAGACTCTGATAAATCTGACTCGAGTGACAGTGAGTATGCGAGTGATGACGAGCAAAAAACCAAAGATGGCCAGGACTCAGCACCCAGTGATGAAGCCCAGAAGGACCCTACCAAAAGTAAATTCAAAGACCAGTCTTCCCCAAGCCAAGACAAGGAGGGTAAAGCAGATACACATGAGGCACCTGAGTCTGCAGCAGGCGACgccactgcagcagcatcaaatgctccaactaaagagaaaataaGCACTGATGCAGAAAAAGAGAGCCCAGAGAAGACCAAAGCACCTTCACCATCACCTGGTCCCAGAGAGAAGGCTCCGGTAaaggaggaggcaaagcagCCTGTGCCAGTGGAGGACTCTGACTCAGAGAGGGAGCTGGTTATTGATCTTGGAGAGGAACAGGGAggcaaagacaggaagaggagcaggaaggaCGCCACCACCGTTAAAGAGTCACCTGCTGGTAAACCAGAAG GTAAAGCGCTGACCCCATCAACTGTCCCGTCACAAAACAGTGCAGCTCTTTCCACACCCGCCAGTGTTTCCACACAGTCCCCAATGGCCATTCCTGTCACCATGGTTTCCTTCACTACTCCCTCTCCTGCAACCATAAACCTTGCCACCGTGTCCAGTGCCACAGCAACACCCCCTTCTTCttcgtcgtcctcctcctcctccacctcagcctcctccaCTCCAGCTTTGAAGAAACAGCGCCCTCTGCTGCCCAGAGAGACGGTGCCAGTGGTGCAGAGAGCTGTGGTGTGGAATCCCACTGCCAAGTTTCAGACTTCCTCGCAAAAGTGGCACATGCAGAAGGTGCAGCGTCAGCAACAGAACCAGCAACCTGTGGCAACCACCCAAATTCAGACGTCGTCACCAAGGCAAGGCCAGGCTCAAGCGCTGACCCAGACTCAGGCTGGGAACATCTCAACAGCAGTGACCTCATCTTCACCACAGCAGTCTTCACAAAGCACACGCTATCAGACCAGACAGGCTGTCAAAG ctgttCAACAAAAAGACACTCCACTCAGCACATCCACATCTGCTGTCACGCTGGTATCTAGTAGTCCAGCTTCTGTTGCCATGATGGCAGCATCAAGTTTAGGCACAGCAGCTTCATCTTCACCAGTGGCAACAGACCAGTATATCCCCACTGCCTCAGCGGATGTGGCTGCAGACATTGCCAAGTACACAAATAAA ataaTGGATGCAATTAAAGGTACAATGACTGAACTCTACAATGACCTTTCTAAGAGCACTTCAGGGAATACAATAGCAGAG ATAAGACGACTGAGAATTGAAATAGAAAAATTACAGTGGTTACATCAACAAGAGTTGTCAGAAATGAAGCACAATCTTG AGCTGACAATGGCAGAGATGAGGCAAAGtctggagcaggagagggagaggttgGTGACTGAGGTGAAGAAACAGATGGAGCTGGAGAAGCAACAAGCAGTGGatgagacaaagaagaaacagtgGTGTGCTAACTGCAGGAAAGAGGCAATCTTCTACTGCTGCTGGAACACCAGCTATTGTGATTACCCCTGTCAGCAAGCCCACTGGCCGGAACACATGAAGTCCTGCACTCAGTCAGGTAACATCATGTGCCAGCTTCAAAATGCTCTTGAtgacattcacacaaacaaggactattgtgttttttcttatg CCACAGCCCCACAGCAAGAACCTGAGGCTGAGTCGACAGCAGACCCCCCAAACAAAGGGTTAGGGCAGACTAACAGTGGCCCAAACTCTCTCAGAGATACCCCAGTCTCTGCACCATCAGACAAAgactctgacatggagaagagtgcTGACAGTGTTGCTGTCACTTTGTCATAA